The Pristiophorus japonicus isolate sPriJap1 chromosome 26, sPriJap1.hap1, whole genome shotgun sequence DNA segment cattctgaaaagtacccatttactcctactctttgcttcctgtctgacgaccagttctcaatccatgtcagcacactacccccaatcccatgtgctttaactttgcacattaatctcttgtgtgggatcttgtcgaaagccttctgaaagtccaaatataccacatcaactggttctcccttgtccactctactggaaacatcctcaaaaaattccagaagatttgtcaagcatgatttccctttcacaaatccatgctgacttggacctatcatgtcacctctttccaaatgtgctgctatgacatccttaataattgattccatcattttacccactactgatgtcaggctgaccggtctataattccgttttctctctccctccttttttaaaaagtggggttacattggctaccctccactcgataggaacggatccagagtcaatggaatgttggaaaatgactgtcaatgcatccgctatttccaaggccacctccttaagtactctgggatgcagtccatcaggccctggggatttatcggccttcaatcccatcaatttccccaacacaatttcccgactaataaggatttccctcagttcctccttcttacgagaccctctgaccccttttatatacggaaggttgtttgtgtcctccttagtgaataccgaaccaaagtacttgttcaattggtccgccatttctttgttccccattatgacttcccctgattctgactgcaggggacctatgtttgtctttattaacctttttctctttacatatctatagaaacttttgcagtccgtcttaatgttccctgcaagcttcctctcgtactctattttccctgccctaatcaaaccctttgtcctcctctgctgagttctaaatttctcccagtcctcaggttcactgctatttctggccaatttgtatgccacttccttggctttaatactatccctgatttcccttcatagccacggttgagccatcttcccttttttatttttacgccagacagggatgtacaattgttgtagttcatccatgcggtctctaaatgtctgccattgcccatccactgtcaaccccttaagtatcattcgccaatctatcctagccaattcacacctcataccttcaaagttacccttctttaagttctggaccatggtctctaaattaactgtttcattctccatcctaatgtagaattccaccatattatggtcactctgccccaaggggcctcgaaaaacgagattactaattaatcctctctcattacacagcacccagtctaagatggcctcccccctagttggttcctcgacatattggtctagaaaaccatcccttatgcactccaggaaatcctcctccaccgtattgcttccagtttggttagcccaatctatgagcatattaaagtcacccattataactgctgcacctttattgcatgcaccccaaatttcctgtttgatgccctccccaacatcactactactgtttggaggtctgtacacaactcccactaacgtttttttccctttggtgttctgcagctctacccatatagattccacatcatccaagctaatgtccttcctaactattgcattaatctcctctttaaccagcaatgctaccccacctccttttccttttattctatccttcctgaatgttgaatacccatggatgttgacttcccagccctgatcatcctggagccacgtctctgtaatcccaatcacatcatatccgttaacatctatttgcagagttaattcatccaccttattacggatactccttgcattaagacacaaagccttcaggcttgttttttttaaacaccctttgtccttttagaattatgatgtagtgtggccctttttgtttcttgcctttgtttacttggccttccactgttgctttttacctttctaccatctgtttctgactccatattacttcgtcctatctcgctgcataggttcccatccccctgccatattagtttaaacactcccgaactgcattagcaaatgttacccctaggacatcagttccagtcctgcccaagtgcagactgtcccttttgtacaggtcccacttcccccagaactggttccaatgtcccaggaatttgaatccctccctcttgcaccactgctcaagccatgtatttattctaactatcctgctccctctactctgattagcacgtggtgctggtagcaatccagagattactaccttttgaggtcctactttttaatttaactcctagctccctaaattcatcttgtaggacctcttcccgcttcttacctatatcgttggtacctacatgtacacgacaactgctgttcaccctccctctccagaatgctctgcagccgctccaagacatccttgacccttgcaccagggaggcaacataccatcctggagtcttggttgcggccgcagaaactcctatctattccccttacaatagagtcccctatcactatcgctctcccactctttttttcccacccttctgtgcagcagagcagacttacatttatatagcgcctttcatgaccaccggacttctcaatgcgttttacagccaatgaagtacttttggagtgtcatcactgttgtaatgtgggaaacgcggcagtcattttgcgcacagtaagctcccacaaacagcaatgtgataataaccggataatctgtgtttgttatgttgattgagggataaatattggccccaggacaccggggataactcccctgctcttcttcgaaatagtggcaagggatccttttaagtccacttgagagaacagacggggcctcggtttaacgtctcatccagaagacggcacctctgacagtgcagcgctcccttagcactgcagagATTGTTTTGCACGCTGATTTCCCATGGGCTGGTCCCAGGTAGTGCACGTTGCCTCTGCGTCATTTCGTTGGCTGAACACCTCTCTTTCTCTGCCTTGTTCCCAGACACGAGCTCCGAATATCTGAGTACACTGGAACAGACCGACTTGGAGGATCAGTTTGCACGCAAGAGGTCAGCGTCGTTACATCCTGCGGAGACGTCGCCTGCTGCACACAGCTCGCTCCCCAGCCTGACTCCTGTCTACATTGTGAAAAATGTCCTTCTGAAAGAGGTACAAACCCTCTACTCCATAATTTTCTCTAGTAAACTCTGTTaacattcagaagaaacttctttacccagacagtggtgagaattgggactcgctaccacagggaatggttgaggcgaatagcatagatgcatttaaggggaggctagataagcatatgaggttgAAGGGAATtgagggtgatgctgatagatttagatgtggaaGGTTGGGAggaagcttgagtggagcataaacatcgccatttaatggttgggccgaatggcctatttctgtgccgtatattcggaGAGTGCTGGGTCGGGCCAGGAAATCCTGTTTATGTAGGGCCACATCATGTGGTCATGGTCACGGTGTGTGTTTCATATGTCATTCGTCTCCACAGCTTCACCTATCTTGCCCTCTTCGCGGTGAGCGGAAGCTTTGCAGAGGTAGCTCTTGAGATTAAAAGATTTGAATTGATGATACTTGGATTGTTCTTCTCTGGAGAGCCTGAATTGGCCTCCGTGCCCTAGGCTGGGGAGATGGGGAAAATTGGCTAGTGTTCTTGCTCCTGatcggaacaccatcacctccaagttcccctgcaagtcaccaCCCTGACttgtatatcggctgttccttcctcgtcgctgggtcaaaatcctggaactccctccctaatagcactgtgggcgcaccttcgccacacggactgcaacggttcaagaagtcagctcactgccaccttctcggaggcaattagggatgggcaataaatgctggccttgccagcgatacccacatcccgtgaatgaatataatttttttttaaaaatcactctccagtgacccctgctggagagCTCTCGTCTGTGCACTGATCTGGTGAGAAGGGCATCTTAGCTGTGATGCTACCCTTGGTTAAATAGTCTGCCCGGGCTCGCTGTTCATGGATGAAAGCACTGCAGCCCGGTGAGCGTGATTGCCCTCGGGAGTGGAGCAGGAAACCCCCTGCTAACGCACAGTTGGAGATATGAaaaaggtgctcaaaatcatgaggggtctgatcagagtagatagagagaaactgttcccattggcagaagggccgagaaccagaggacactgactggcaaaagaaccaaaggcgacataagaaaaagtttttttacgcagcgaagggttaggatctggaatgcactgcctgaaagggtggtggaggcagactcaatcttatcttgcaaaagggagttggataagtatctgaaggaaaaacattttgtagggctacggggaaaggatgggggagtgggactggctgagtgctgtaaccattctatgaatccaAAGATGCACTGGCCATATTCATATTAAACAGATATACGCAGGCTTGTTGTACGCTTGCATTGAGAGGCTGTTAGCACATCGGATGCTAATTCTGCTTGTCCCTTTGCTGTGTTTTGAACAGCCTCTGACTGCTCCGGCGAGGAGCCAGCTTATCCACGCCCAGCTGCAGAGCTGGGGAAGCCAGCACGCCCTGGGGGCACCGACGGGCCAGACCCGCGTGGTCTTCATCCGCCAGCCTTTGGCCGCCTCGTCGAGACCCCCGAAGACGGAGACGAGAGCTGGGGCGGGCAAGAGCACCTACCTGCCGATTTTAAACTCCTACCCCCGCATCGCCCCCCAGCCGGACAAGAGCCGAGACGACGAAGCTGGTGGCGGGTGCGGCCAGGGGCACCGCGTAGCCCAGGGCCACCGGACCGCCAAGAGCAAACGGCCGTGCGTGGACCCGACGGGAATCCCTTCTCCGCAAACGTCGCCGTCCCAAAACGACCAGACTCCGCACCTCGCCCCGGCGGCGGACTGCGAGGAGGACTCGCGACAGCCATCCTGGTGCGGCGCGGCGAGCATCCTTAGTCGGTTTGACGTTTCCGTGTCCCCGCCGCCGGTGCTCTCTCCCGATCCCGTTTCTCCGTCCGAATCTTTGtcttcctggtcctcctcctcctcctcctcctcctcctcctcctcctccgtattcTCCCTGGCGAGTTCCCACGCTTCGAGCACCCAGTATCCCGGCGACGACGACGACGACACGAGGCATCCCACCCCCAGCCCCGCCAAGCAGCGGCGCTTCCGCAACACGGTGGAGATCCTGAGCCGGTCGGGGCTTCTGGAGATCACCCTGAACACTAAGGACCTGATCCGGCAGAACAGCggcgcccagcgggagatcgacgaGCTGAAAGAGCACGTCCGGCTCTTCTGCAGCGCTGTGCGGAGCGGCGACCTGCAGGCCCTTCTCCGGCTGCAGGAGGCGATGAAATGCTCCGGGGGTTACGGTCTGGCGGGAGGcagtctctcctcctcctcctccgcctcgggTCCCAGTCCAGCCGCCAGTCAGACGCTACAAGCCAACTCCCAGCGGGTCCCTCTGCCTTAACCCGAACCGCTTGGCGAACTGATTGTGTCAGTGGAGGGCGCTCTGTGGGGTTGGGCCGGGGAAGtcaggtcgaagttcagccatgatcttactgaatggcagagcaggcatgcgggtccgtacggcctactcctgctctgaattcttaCGCCTGCACCTGCCTCCCGCAAAAGTGGCCACGGCTACATTGGCGTGTCTGGGTTGTCCCAGACTCCCGATTTAAAACGTCCTTTTTACAGGATTTTTTTTTTCTAGCTGTTTTTGGATCCAATAAGGTCCACAGGGAGGGTTCGGTCCCCACCGCAGTGTATTCATGTGCTGCAACTTTCGAGTTAGCTGTCATCGCCATGCTTGCGCTGGTAGTTCTGTGCGGATTGCTGGGGGGGGAACCTCAGTAACTTGCGCACGCACTCTTTTATTTTTGTTCGTTCTAGTCCAGAGCAGCAGGCCTTGTGTTAACCAGTGCACGGCAACAGGCCttggcccctctccctcccctcgtgGAGCGTTAATTTGACTCACTGGTCAGAAGATCCAAATCCAGGGGTTGGAGTGCATCGTCCACGCCGACACTCCCGACGCAGTACTGAGGAGGGCACCACACCATCCAAAGCGTTGAACTTTGGGCGGGACGTTAAACTGGGGCCCCGTCTGCGTGCTCGGACGGATGCTAAGGATCCCAGGGCATCAGtgaacgagcaggggagttctgtggCCAACTTTGCTCCCCTCACCAACactgccaacaaaaaaaaaaaatccaggttGACTACCGATTCGTTCTGCTGCTGTGTGTGTATCTTTGCTGTGCGCAACGCGGTGGTAATGTGTACCGCGCAGTAAGTCGCTGAATTTCAAATTAAATGGACGTGAAACTTTTCCGACCGAGATGCTAAGACGCTGTATCAGCGCGAGTCTGGTGCAGTCGACTTCTCCCCCACCGTGGTCTCCGCCCTCACCGTACCGAGGTCCAGGCTTCTCATTCCATCTTACTGGGTCCGCCGGGCTTAGCGGTGATCTGCAACAATGCTAGCCTAGCAGCGGGTTTTCCTGCAGCCCCTGGGGGGTGGGTCACCTGCACTGATTTTTGGGCTGAAGCAGCAACTACTGGGAACACtcggcagatcaggcagcatccgtCTGCGCAGTTAGGAATCATGGATGTTTACGGCCCAatcagaggccatttggcccgtcgtgtccgtgctggccgagaaagagctatccaacttaaTCTCACTttacagctcttagtccgtagccctgtaggttacggcacttccaagtgTATATCTTTAAGGGTAGCGCTGGCAGAGAtctggaggggtaaggccatggattcaacacaaggatgggaattttttaATTTGCTCCATTTGAAGCAGCAGGAGTAATGAGACTGGGCGTGGGAGCAGACAGGTCTCTCAATCGACACGGTCCTGGTTGAAGTGTGATTTAAGCTTGAAGTTCCCGGACACCCCTCAGTACAAACCCTGTTTAGGCCTGAATTGGGCTGTGGGGTATAGAGGTGCAGCCATCGAGTGAAGGACTCCTTGGGTGTGACCTGtcgaaccgaggccctgtctggtcAGGAGGATGCTgaagatcccacgccactatttgAAGGACAGGATGTTGGGTATgttcaagaccgagatcaatagatttttgaatattaagggaatcgagggataatgggatcgggcgagaaagtggaggtgaggtagaagatcagccatggtcatattaaatggcagagcatgctcgaatggccgactcctgctcctaattcttatgttcttataagaacataagaaataggaacaggagtcggccatacggccccgagagcctgctccgctgttcaataagatcatggctgatctaatcatggactctgctccacttccccacccactccccatatccccttttcgtttaagaaactcaatttctgtcttaaatttattcaatgtcccggcttccacagctctccgaggcagtgaattccacagatttataaccctcagaagaaatttctcctcatctcttttaaatgggcggctccatattctaagatcgtgccctctagttctagtcttcccccatcagtggaaacatcctctctgcatccaccttgtcaacccccctcataatcttatatgtttcaataagatcacctctcattcttctgaattccaatgagtagaggctcaacctactcaacttttcctcaagtcatccctagaatcaaccgagtgaaccttctctgaactgcctccaaagcaagtatatcctttcgtaaatatggaaaccaaaactgcacgcagtattccaggtgtggcctcaccaataccttatatagctgtaacaagactgccctgcttttatactccatcccctttgcaataaaggccaagataccattggccttcctgattacttgctgtacctgcatactattattcttttgtgtttcatgcacaagtacccccaggtcctgctgtactttgGCACTTtgcaactttctccatttaaataataacttgctcttttgatttttagtgcatgacctcacactttccaacatattccatctggcaaatttttgcccactcacttagcctgtctatgtccttttgcagattttttgtgtcctcacac contains these protein-coding regions:
- the LOC139239177 gene encoding CLOCK-interacting pacemaker-like — protein: MSLGKTPVAESPRTSRKSVKERMSAVSVKLENPPDGRYGQAERRNPMGIAGRNQRLLRGESEKDSGYSDTSSEYLSTLEQTDLEDQFARKRSASLHPAETSPAAHSSLPSLTPVYIVKNVLLKEPLTAPARSQLIHAQLQSWGSQHALGAPTGQTRVVFIRQPLAASSRPPKTETRAGAGKSTYLPILNSYPRIAPQPDKSRDDEAGGGCGQGHRVAQGHRTAKSKRPCVDPTGIPSPQTSPSQNDQTPHLAPAADCEEDSRQPSWCGAASILSRFDVSVSPPPVLSPDPVSPSESLSSWSSSSSSSSSSSSSVFSLASSHASSTQYPGDDDDDTRHPTPSPAKQRRFRNTVEILSRSGLLEITLNTKDLIRQNSGAQREIDELKEHVRLFCSAVRSGDLQALLRLQEAMKCSGGYGLAGGSLSSSSSASGPSPAASQTLQANSQRVPLP